TATCTGCCGCTATCTCCCATCTATTGCAACAATTACCAGAACTAGATTCTGAAAATCAAAATCTAGTTAGTACCATCTCGCAGGAATCTGGACGACGCAGTATTTTGGAGTTAGATGGATTAGGGCAAGAAATTTGGCAAGGAATTGACGCTCAAATGTATATCAATGAGGAGCGAGATTCATGGAATGGTTAAACTTGCTCAAAAATCAGGTAGTAAGGTCAGATACTGTAATCAGAAAACCTAGAAATTTTAACGCTGAATTCTTTAAAATAAAATTACTTACCCCATTAACTACTGATCAACCCTATGAACATAAAATCCTTCATCAAAGAATTCATTCCCCCTATCTTCTGGAAAGTTTACAAAAATAATCGATCAGAATACGGATTTTTTGGCAACTATCCTAACTGGGAAGCCGCCATGAAAGACGCAGAGGGGTATGATAAGGATATTATCCTCGAAACCGTGAAAAATTCACTCCTAGAGGTGAAAGAAGGCAAAGCAGTTTATGAACGGGACTCGGTACTATTCGACAAAATAGAGTATTCTTTCCCCGTTTTAACTATGCTGTTGAAAGTTGCCCTAGAGAATCAGGGTAAACTCAGTGTTCTTGATTTCGGTGGTTCTTTGGGGAGTCATTATTTTCAATATCGAAATTTTTTAGCAGATGTGACAGAACTTCAGTGGAGTATTGTCGAACAAGCAAAGTTCGTTGAATGCGGTCAAGAATTTTTTGCCAACAATGAATTAAAATTTTACTATGATATTGACAGTTGTTTATGGGAGAGAAAGCCTCAGTTAATTCTTTTATCGGGAGTAATTCAATGTTTAGAAAAACCCTATGAGATGTTGGAGCAGATTTTAGAGAAAGACTTTAAATATATTGTTTTTGATAGAACTGCATTTGTGAAAGACAATCAAGAGGAAATTTTAACCCTACAAAAAGTTCCCCCCAGTATTTACCCTGCTAGTTATCCTGCTTGGTTTTTAAATAGGAAGAAATTCTTGGGTTACTTTCAAGAAAAATATCATCTCATCAGTGAGGGTGATGGTGTGGACAAAGTTAATCTAGAATCTGATTATAAAGTATTTATTTTTCAAAGTAAATAAGATGCTAAACAGAAGCGAAGTAATATCTATTATTGAACAGCAGCAATTTTATCCTACTTGGCTAGGATTATTTGTTAACCCTTTCTATTTTGCCAGAAAAGGACTCCTAGAAAATATCCGAGATCTCAGCTACAATATCAGGGGAAAAACTCTCGATATAGGTTGTGGTAGTAAACCCTATGAAAGATTGTTTCAAGTATCTGAGTATATTGGTTTAGAGATTGATACTCCAGAAAATAGGGCAGGAAAAAAAGCCGATTACTTTTATCAGGGGGATTTGTTCCCTTTTTCTGATAATTCTTTTGATTCTGTCATCACTAACGAAGTTTTTGAGCATATATTTAATCCCGAAGTTTTTCTATCTGAAATTCATCGAGTTTTAAAACAAGATGGAATATTTATCATGACTGTTCCTTTTGTTTGGGATGAACACGAACAGCCCTATGATTACGCTCGTTATTCATCTTTCGGTATAAAGTTTTTATTAGAAAAACACGGTTTTAAAATTAGAGAACACCGAAAGAGTATGAATGACATTAGAGCTATATTTCAGTTAATTAATGTCTATTTATACAAAATCATCTCTCCTAAAAGCAGGTTATCAAATTTGCTCGTTAGCTTGTTTTTAATCTCCCCCTTTAATATCTTGGGAGAAATTCTTTCAAAAATATCACCTAAAAATGATGACCTTTACCTAGACAATATTATTCTTGCCAGCAAAACTAAACCATCATGAATAACTTTAAACAATTTACTAACAAAAATATTTTGATTACTGGGGGAGTGGGATTCATCGGTTCCAACCTTGCTAGAAAGCTAGTAAAC
This Microcystis wesenbergii NRERC-220 DNA region includes the following protein-coding sequences:
- a CDS encoding methyltransferase, TIGR04325 family, whose amino-acid sequence is MNIKSFIKEFIPPIFWKVYKNNRSEYGFFGNYPNWEAAMKDAEGYDKDIILETVKNSLLEVKEGKAVYERDSVLFDKIEYSFPVLTMLLKVALENQGKLSVLDFGGSLGSHYFQYRNFLADVTELQWSIVEQAKFVECGQEFFANNELKFYYDIDSCLWERKPQLILLSGVIQCLEKPYEMLEQILEKDFKYIVFDRTAFVKDNQEEILTLQKVPPSIYPASYPAWFLNRKKFLGYFQEKYHLISEGDGVDKVNLESDYKVFIFQSK
- a CDS encoding DUF6364 family protein, with amino-acid sequence MLTTVNIEIDPSLLQKAEAWAKNHQLSLSAAISHLLQQLPELDSENQNLVSTISQESGRRSILELDGLGQEIWQGIDAQMYINEERDSWNG
- a CDS encoding class I SAM-dependent methyltransferase — protein: MLNRSEVISIIEQQQFYPTWLGLFVNPFYFARKGLLENIRDLSYNIRGKTLDIGCGSKPYERLFQVSEYIGLEIDTPENRAGKKADYFYQGDLFPFSDNSFDSVITNEVFEHIFNPEVFLSEIHRVLKQDGIFIMTVPFVWDEHEQPYDYARYSSFGIKFLLEKHGFKIREHRKSMNDIRAIFQLINVYLYKIISPKSRLSNLLVSLFLISPFNILGEILSKISPKNDDLYLDNIILASKTKPS